In Deltaproteobacteria bacterium, a single genomic region encodes these proteins:
- a CDS encoding class I SAM-dependent rRNA methyltransferase has translation MRRRVDESAVRLSHPAARGLSSGHPWVFRDSLVRVPGELAAGACVKVADEDGTLLGWALYEPEGAIALRVVSRAEQFAWDEAAITARVRQAVALRERHLDDAVRGACRLIHGEGDGMPGIAVDRLGDYLLIFKYSRAAEAWLDTLVAVLQRELEPAGIYMQDRLRPVSAEDRRPPAFHLAGKTAPPEFEVSEDGLRFLIDVSAPVSPGLFLDLREGRRMVEGLAAGRRVLNLFSFTGAFGIRAVRGGATEVFNVDAAARSHARCRQNLQASGLDPQACTPLDGDAFKHLERLRVRGERFDLVVVDPPPFSRVGNKVFSALRNWQDLIAAIVQVVAPGGLVLAVSNASKLPEDELLQAIGLGAVAGHRDAVVIGECGLPPDFPVPPAFGEGRYLKAKLLRIA, from the coding sequence ATGCGACGCCGCGTCGACGAGAGCGCAGTGCGGCTCTCGCATCCCGCCGCCCGCGGGCTCTCGTCCGGTCACCCGTGGGTGTTCCGTGACTCGCTCGTGCGCGTGCCAGGCGAGCTCGCGGCGGGGGCGTGCGTCAAGGTCGCCGACGAGGACGGCACGCTGCTCGGCTGGGCGCTCTACGAGCCCGAGGGCGCGATCGCGTTGCGCGTGGTCAGCCGCGCCGAGCAGTTCGCGTGGGACGAGGCCGCGATCACGGCGCGCGTGCGCCAGGCCGTCGCGTTGCGCGAGCGTCACCTCGACGACGCCGTGCGCGGCGCGTGCCGGCTGATCCACGGTGAGGGCGACGGCATGCCCGGCATCGCCGTCGATCGCCTGGGCGACTACCTGCTCATCTTCAAGTACTCGCGCGCCGCCGAGGCCTGGCTCGACACGCTGGTGGCGGTGCTGCAGCGGGAGCTCGAGCCGGCCGGCATCTACATGCAAGACCGTCTGCGCCCGGTCAGCGCCGAGGATCGCCGCCCACCGGCGTTCCACCTCGCGGGCAAGACCGCGCCGCCGGAGTTCGAGGTCAGCGAGGACGGCCTGCGCTTCCTCATCGACGTCAGCGCACCGGTGTCGCCGGGGTTGTTCCTCGACCTGCGTGAAGGACGTCGCATGGTCGAAGGCCTCGCGGCCGGGCGTCGCGTGCTCAACCTCTTCTCGTTCACCGGTGCCTTCGGCATTCGGGCCGTGCGCGGCGGCGCGACCGAGGTGTTCAACGTCGACGCGGCGGCCCGCTCGCACGCGCGCTGTCGGCAGAACCTGCAGGCCTCGGGGCTCGACCCCCAGGCCTGCACGCCGCTCGACGGCGACGCCTTCAAGCACCTCGAGCGCCTGCGGGTCCGTGGCGAGCGCTTCGATCTCGTGGTGGTCGATCCCCCGCCGTTCTCGCGGGTCGGCAACAAGGTGTTCTCCGCGCTGCGGAACTGGCAGGACCTCATCGCCGCGATCGTGCAGGTGGTGGCGCCCGGTGGCTTGGTGCTGGCGGTGAGCAACGCCAGCAAGCTGCCCGAGGACGAGCTGCTGCAGGCGATCGGCCTCGGTGCGGTCGCGGGCCACCGCGATGCGGTCGTGATCGGCGAGTGCGGACTGCCGCCAGACTTCCCGGTGCCGCCGGCATTTGGTGAGGGCCGCTACCTGAAGGCCAAGTTGCTGCGGATCGCCTGA
- a CDS encoding type II secretion system F family protein → MPTFIWEARNKAGELRSGSLSADSQGALVERLVAQGLTVTKVKKKPTEFVMPTIGSGVSLKDMVVFTRTFSTMIDAGLPMVQCLDMLANQSDNLRFRRVLAGVKTEVESGKSLSEALGSYPKVFDDLFRNLVAAGEAGGILDTIFRRLATYLEKAAKLRRQVRGAMVYPSVILFVGVVVVLVMITRVLPVFEKMFKDLGAGSLPAPTRFVLAISHGITDHAVVVTGIAVVFVVLMGLGLRTERGRYALDVVLIRMPVLGPVMRKVAVARFTRTLGTLLSSGVAILEGLDIVAKTSGNRLVSRAIMYARERISEGRDIASPLLETGVFPPMVVQMIGVGEQTGAMDDMLQKIADFYEDEVDTAVAAMTALLEPIMLVFLGGLVGGMLIAMYMPIFEVAGNIK, encoded by the coding sequence ATGCCGACGTTCATCTGGGAAGCGCGCAACAAGGCCGGTGAGCTCCGTAGCGGCAGCCTGTCGGCGGACAGCCAGGGCGCGCTGGTCGAGCGGCTCGTCGCCCAGGGCCTGACCGTCACGAAGGTCAAGAAGAAGCCCACCGAGTTCGTGATGCCGACCATCGGCAGCGGCGTCTCGCTGAAGGACATGGTCGTCTTCACGCGGACGTTCTCGACCATGATCGACGCCGGCCTGCCGATGGTGCAGTGCCTCGACATGCTCGCCAACCAGTCCGACAACCTGCGCTTCCGACGGGTGCTCGCGGGCGTGAAGACCGAGGTCGAGTCGGGCAAGTCGCTGTCCGAGGCGCTCGGCTCCTACCCCAAGGTCTTCGACGATCTGTTCCGCAACCTGGTCGCGGCCGGCGAGGCCGGCGGCATCCTCGACACCATCTTCCGCCGGCTCGCGACCTACCTCGAGAAGGCCGCCAAGCTGCGCCGCCAGGTCCGCGGCGCGATGGTCTACCCGTCGGTCATCCTCTTCGTCGGCGTGGTCGTGGTGCTGGTGATGATCACCCGCGTGCTGCCGGTGTTCGAGAAGATGTTCAAGGACCTCGGCGCCGGTAGCCTGCCGGCGCCCACGCGGTTCGTGCTCGCCATCAGCCACGGCATCACCGATCACGCGGTGGTGGTGACCGGCATCGCGGTGGTGTTCGTGGTGCTGATGGGCCTGGGGCTACGGACCGAGCGGGGGCGCTATGCGCTCGACGTGGTGCTGATCCGCATGCCGGTGCTGGGCCCGGTGATGCGCAAGGTCGCGGTCGCCCGCTTCACGCGGACGCTCGGCACGCTGCTGTCCTCGGGCGTCGCGATCCTCGAGGGCCTCGACATCGTCGCCAAGACCTCGGGCAACCGCCTGGTCTCGCGCGCCATCATGTACGCGCGCGAGCGCATCTCGGAGGGCCGCGACATCGCCTCGCCGCTGCTCGAGACGGGCGTGTTCCCCCCGATGGTCGTGCAGATGATCGGCGTCGGCGAGCAGACCGGCGCGATGGACGACATGCTGCAGAAGATCGCCGATTTCTACGAGGACGAGGTCGACACCGCGGTCGCTGCGATGACGGCGCTGCTCGAGCCCATCATGCTGGTGTTCCTCGGCGGTCTGGTCGGCGGCATGCTGATCGCGATGTACATGCCGATCTTCGAGGTCGCCGGCAACATCAAGTAG
- a CDS encoding type II secretion system protein GspG yields the protein MLAMLRTPPAIPLLLVMLVAACGGAPPQDPPAPSPASSPGLPQQVVHELEQAQRETARVEAQQLRAAAELHVLRTGACPASVEALVEARELDRARPDPWGRAYVLSCADQGRTLAVSSLGADAQAGTDDDITVDAEGG from the coding sequence ATGCTCGCGATGCTGCGCACGCCGCCTGCGATCCCCCTGCTGCTCGTGATGCTCGTCGCCGCCTGTGGCGGCGCGCCGCCACAGGATCCACCCGCACCCTCCCCCGCGAGCTCGCCGGGCCTACCGCAGCAGGTCGTGCACGAACTCGAGCAGGCGCAGCGGGAGACCGCGCGCGTCGAGGCGCAGCAGCTGCGTGCCGCGGCGGAGCTGCACGTGCTGCGAACCGGCGCATGTCCGGCGAGCGTCGAGGCGCTGGTCGAGGCGCGCGAGCTCGATCGGGCGCGGCCGGATCCGTGGGGTCGCGCGTATGTGCTGTCGTGCGCCGACCAGGGCCGCACGCTCGCGGTGAGCTCGCTCGGCGCCGATGCGCAGGCGGGGACCGACGACGACATCACGGTCGACGCCGAGGGCGGCTAG
- a CDS encoding type IV pilus twitching motility protein PilT — protein MPHPAPQPRATRRIRFGSRSWGTLESVRVSRGAQEVSVNLHQLLSAMVESGATDLHITTGAPPQLRIDGDLVPLKVPKLGPVETKQLCYSILNDKQKHRFEEDLELDLSFGVKGLARFRANVFQQRGATCAAFRLIPYEIPTLEKLGLPGVVRGLTRRPRGLVLVTGPTGSGKSTSLAAMIDVINHELRGHILTIEDPIEYLHQHGSCIVNQREVGSDTKGFGTALKYALRQDPDVILLGEMRDQETMEAALTLAETGHLTFGTLHTNSAVQTINRVIDMFPAHRHTQVRTQLSFVLEGVLCQSLLPKPDGGRALAVEVLVPTDGIRALIRDAKVHQIYSQMQLGQGVHEMQTFNQSLADLVLRGQVSNEVALRRSSDPIELKTLIEQGRGLGGVRRTR, from the coding sequence ATGCCACACCCCGCGCCGCAGCCCCGCGCGACCCGGCGAATTCGCTTCGGGTCGCGCAGTTGGGGTACCCTGGAGTCCGTTCGCGTCTCTCGCGGGGCCCAAGAAGTGAGCGTCAACCTCCACCAGCTGCTGTCCGCGATGGTCGAGTCCGGAGCGACCGACCTCCACATCACCACCGGCGCGCCGCCCCAGCTGCGCATCGACGGCGACCTGGTGCCGCTCAAGGTGCCCAAGCTCGGGCCCGTCGAGACCAAGCAGCTCTGCTACTCGATCCTGAACGACAAGCAGAAGCACCGCTTCGAAGAGGACCTCGAGCTCGACCTCTCGTTCGGGGTCAAGGGCCTGGCCCGCTTCCGCGCCAACGTGTTCCAGCAGCGCGGCGCCACCTGTGCCGCGTTCCGGCTCATCCCCTACGAGATCCCCACGCTCGAGAAGCTCGGTCTGCCCGGCGTCGTGCGTGGCCTTACCCGTCGGCCCCGCGGCCTGGTGCTCGTGACCGGCCCGACCGGCTCGGGCAAGAGCACCTCGCTGGCGGCGATGATCGACGTCATCAACCACGAGCTGCGCGGGCACATCCTGACGATCGAAGATCCGATCGAGTACCTGCACCAGCACGGCTCCTGCATCGTCAACCAGCGCGAGGTCGGCTCCGACACCAAGGGCTTCGGCACCGCGCTCAAGTACGCGCTGCGGCAGGATCCCGACGTCATCCTGCTGGGCGAGATGCGCGACCAGGAGACCATGGAGGCCGCGCTCACGCTGGCCGAGACCGGTCACCTCACGTTCGGCACGCTGCACACCAACTCCGCGGTGCAGACCATCAACCGCGTGATCGACATGTTCCCCGCGCACCGTCACACGCAGGTGCGCACGCAGCTCAGCTTCGTGCTCGAGGGCGTGCTGTGCCAGTCGCTGCTGCCCAAGCCCGACGGTGGCCGTGCGCTGGCGGTCGAGGTGCTGGTGCCCACCGATGGCATCCGCGCGCTCATCCGCGACGCCAAGGTGCACCAGATCTACTCGCAGATGCAGCTGGGCCAGGGTGTGCACGAGATGCAGACCTTCAACCAGTCCCTGGCCGACCTCGTGCTGCGCGGCCAGGTCTCCAACGAGGTCGCGCTGCGCCGCTCGAGCGATCCCATCGAGCTCAAGACCCTCATCGAGCAGGGCCGCGGCCTCGGCGGCGTCCGCCGCACCCGCTAG
- a CDS encoding NAD(P)H-dependent oxidoreductase: protein MTTPTLHIAGIAGSLRTGSYNGQLLAELARLAPAGVEIEVLSLRGVPLYDGDEEAAHGVPEAVTRLKDRVAAADGLLLVTPEYNSGMPGVFKNAIDWMSRPAADLARVFGNKPTALTGITPGQGGTIASQTAWAPVQRALGMLVWPGPRLYLSGAGKAFDGDGKLVDEATRKRVGDFIAGFASFVARVRGDG, encoded by the coding sequence ATGACGACACCGACGCTGCACATCGCCGGGATCGCCGGCAGCCTCAGGACCGGCTCCTACAACGGACAGCTCTTGGCCGAGCTGGCCCGTCTCGCGCCCGCGGGCGTCGAGATCGAGGTGCTCTCGCTGCGCGGCGTGCCGCTGTACGACGGCGACGAGGAGGCCGCCCACGGCGTACCCGAGGCGGTGACGCGCTTGAAGGATCGCGTGGCCGCGGCCGACGGCCTGCTGCTGGTCACGCCCGAGTACAACTCGGGGATGCCCGGCGTGTTCAAGAACGCGATCGACTGGATGTCGCGGCCGGCCGCCGATCTCGCGCGCGTGTTCGGCAACAAGCCCACCGCGCTCACCGGCATCACGCCGGGCCAGGGCGGCACCATCGCGTCGCAGACCGCGTGGGCGCCGGTGCAGCGCGCGCTCGGCATGCTGGTGTGGCCGGGCCCGCGGCTGTACCTCTCGGGCGCGGGCAAGGCCTTCGACGGCGACGGCAAGCTCGTCGACGAGGCCACGCGCAAGCGGGTGGGGGATTTCATCGCCGGCTTCGCGAGCTTCGTCGCGCGCGTGCGCGGCGACGGCTAG
- a CDS encoding serine/threonine protein kinase produces MVGVIDSHERDYRTLVEDIGVDLAQLSLDEKGTIVANPQGPVAREIGVPRLAVGHTRGGGLAADLVLERKLAEGGRGEVWSAEQVALGRTVAVKRVRAGRRNQADDDALIREGRVLGALEHPSIVPVHALGRGADGESFVVMRLVGGKPWDAELVPLFGPDGPTDEATIERELRVFVQVCHAIEYAHSRGVLHRDLKPANVMVGGFGEVYVLDWGLAVGLDGEGRLPSAASVRTLAGTPGYMAPEMADCDGRRIDRRTDVYLLGALLHELVTGRPRHDAPDHVAQLVLAHRSNPFTYPAAVPRELAAICNRATDRDREHRFADVAELRQAVLAFLRHESSRQLGATATEALRRLDAAVRGDLRGTMIAPGSLTALASEARIGFQVALRAWPENPEAAAGLQRALEIAVDLELQARNASGAAAVLAELRAPRPELVARLRALEAELMRREGELRTLQQLRLDADFGHNAERRRRASLVLSLVLGGAILTLFGLRVSGLHRPGYLDAIGLMLPFTLALLFLRRRSGAQSNFAGRAVIDMLTLGSTAVTLSLGLSWRAGVSYPSGVAFALFVAAGASSIATPIVGRRMLGCASCFALGAFAAIEWPQALGLVAAVTAVTAFAIAMWAARRSRAQPLRVPKSPEPH; encoded by the coding sequence GTGGTCGGCGTCATCGACAGCCACGAGCGGGACTATCGCACGCTGGTCGAAGACATCGGTGTCGACCTCGCGCAGCTGTCGCTCGACGAGAAGGGCACCATCGTCGCCAACCCGCAGGGGCCGGTCGCACGGGAGATCGGCGTGCCGCGCCTCGCCGTCGGTCACACCCGCGGCGGTGGCCTGGCGGCCGACCTCGTGCTCGAGCGCAAGCTCGCCGAGGGCGGGCGCGGCGAGGTGTGGTCGGCCGAGCAGGTCGCGCTCGGGCGCACGGTCGCGGTCAAGCGCGTGCGCGCCGGTCGACGCAACCAGGCCGATGACGACGCGTTGATCCGCGAGGGCAGGGTGCTCGGCGCGCTCGAGCACCCCAGCATCGTGCCCGTGCATGCGCTCGGTCGCGGTGCCGACGGCGAGTCGTTCGTGGTGATGCGGCTGGTCGGCGGCAAGCCGTGGGACGCGGAGCTGGTGCCGTTGTTCGGGCCCGATGGTCCCACGGACGAGGCCACCATCGAGCGCGAGCTGCGGGTGTTCGTGCAGGTGTGCCACGCGATCGAGTACGCCCACAGTCGCGGCGTGCTGCACCGTGATCTCAAGCCCGCCAACGTCATGGTCGGCGGCTTCGGCGAGGTCTATGTGCTCGACTGGGGCCTCGCGGTCGGGCTCGACGGCGAGGGGCGGCTACCCTCGGCGGCGTCGGTGCGGACGCTGGCGGGCACGCCGGGGTACATGGCACCGGAGATGGCCGACTGCGACGGGCGTCGCATCGATCGGCGCACCGACGTGTATCTGCTGGGCGCGCTGTTGCACGAGCTCGTGACGGGGCGGCCGCGGCACGACGCACCCGATCACGTCGCGCAGCTGGTGCTCGCGCACCGCTCGAACCCCTTCACGTACCCCGCCGCGGTGCCCAGGGAGTTGGCGGCGATCTGCAACCGCGCGACCGACCGCGATCGCGAGCATCGCTTCGCGGACGTGGCGGAGCTGCGCCAGGCGGTGCTGGCGTTCCTGCGCCACGAGAGCTCGCGGCAGCTCGGCGCGACCGCGACCGAGGCGCTGCGGCGCCTCGACGCTGCGGTGCGGGGTGACCTGCGCGGCACCATGATCGCGCCCGGCAGCCTGACCGCGCTGGCCAGCGAGGCTCGCATCGGCTTCCAGGTCGCGCTGCGGGCGTGGCCCGAGAACCCGGAGGCCGCCGCAGGGCTGCAGCGCGCGCTGGAGATCGCCGTCGACCTCGAGCTGCAGGCGCGCAACGCCAGCGGCGCCGCGGCGGTGTTGGCCGAGTTGCGCGCCCCTCGGCCCGAGCTGGTGGCGCGCCTGCGCGCCCTCGAGGCCGAGCTCATGCGTCGCGAAGGCGAGCTGCGGACGCTGCAGCAGCTGCGCCTCGACGCCGACTTCGGTCACAACGCCGAGCGCCGACGCCGTGCCTCGTTGGTGTTGAGCCTGGTGTTGGGCGGCGCGATCCTCACCTTGTTCGGCCTGCGGGTCAGCGGCCTGCACCGGCCCGGATACCTCGACGCGATCGGCCTCATGCTGCCGTTCACGCTGGCCTTGCTCTTCTTGCGGCGCCGCTCGGGTGCGCAGTCCAACTTCGCCGGACGCGCGGTGATCGACATGCTCACGCTCGGCTCGACCGCCGTGACGCTATCGCTTGGGTTGTCGTGGCGCGCGGGGGTCTCGTACCCCTCGGGCGTGGCCTTCGCGTTGTTCGTCGCCGCCGGAGCGTCGTCGATCGCGACGCCGATCGTCGGCCGTCGGATGCTCGGGTGCGCGTCCTGCTTCGCGCTCGGGGCCTTCGCGGCGATCGAGTGGCCGCAGGCACTGGGGCTCGTCGCCGCGGTCACCGCGGTGACCGCCTTCGCGATTGCGATGTGGGCGGCGCGCCGCAGCCGTGCCCAACCACTGCGCGTGCCAAAGTCACCCGAACCCCACTGA
- a CDS encoding type IV pilus twitching motility protein PilT — protein sequence MNEIFDRVLQAARKLGASDVHLKVGLPPVFRIRGVLRTLKDVPPMTSEVVMTFAMNIMNETIHDKFQRDHEVDLAYATPDGLRYRVNVFKQRGETGMVMRVIAADVPPFERLNLPPRVRDLALEQRGMVLVTGITGSGKSTTMASLLNLINFERAAHVITIEDPIEYVFRDHRSVINQRELGFDTNSFSAALRSALRQDPDVVFVGEMRDLETIQTALLAAETGHLVFSTLHTLDAQETINRIVQMFPPHSQNAVRLQLASILTAIVSQRLLPRADGRGMIPAVEILVNTPRIRDLIIDGARTHEIVDAIKDGVHPYGMVSFDQSLTELVQRQLVTYEMALSAASNADDFALYFRGVASGQQGSGLQVDSPY from the coding sequence ATGAACGAGATCTTCGATCGGGTGCTCCAGGCCGCGCGCAAGCTCGGTGCCTCGGATGTCCACCTCAAGGTCGGGTTGCCGCCGGTGTTCCGCATCCGCGGCGTGCTCCGCACGCTGAAGGACGTGCCGCCGATGACCAGCGAGGTCGTCATGACGTTCGCCATGAACATCATGAACGAGACCATCCACGACAAGTTCCAGCGCGACCACGAGGTCGACCTCGCGTACGCGACCCCCGACGGGCTGCGCTACCGCGTGAACGTCTTCAAGCAGCGCGGCGAGACCGGCATGGTCATGCGCGTGATCGCGGCCGACGTGCCGCCGTTCGAGCGGCTCAACCTGCCGCCGCGGGTGCGCGACCTCGCGCTCGAGCAGCGCGGCATGGTGCTGGTCACCGGCATCACCGGTTCGGGCAAGTCGACCACGATGGCGTCGCTGCTCAACCTCATCAACTTCGAGCGCGCCGCCCACGTCATCACGATCGAAGATCCGATCGAGTACGTCTTCCGCGACCACCGCTCGGTCATCAACCAGCGCGAGCTCGGCTTCGACACCAACAGCTTCTCGGCGGCGCTGCGCTCGGCGCTGCGCCAGGACCCCGACGTGGTGTTCGTCGGCGAGATGCGCGATCTCGAGACCATCCAGACCGCGCTGCTGGCCGCCGAGACCGGCCACCTGGTGTTCTCGACGCTGCACACCCTCGATGCTCAGGAGACCATCAACCGCATCGTGCAGATGTTCCCGCCGCACTCGCAGAACGCGGTGCGGCTGCAGCTGGCGTCGATCCTCACCGCGATCGTGTCGCAGCGCCTGCTGCCGCGTGCCGACGGCCGCGGCATGATCCCGGCGGTCGAGATCCTCGTGAACACGCCGCGCATCCGCGACCTCATCATCGACGGCGCGCGCACCCACGAGATCGTCGACGCCATCAAGGACGGCGTCCATCCCTACGGCATGGTCTCGTTCGACCAGTCGCTCACCGAGCTGGTGCAGCGCCAGCTGGTCACCTACGAGATGGCGCTCTCGGCCGCGTCCAACGCCGACGACTTCGCGCTCTACTTCCGCGGCGTCGCGTCGGGGCAGCAGGGTTCGGGGCTGCAGGTCGACTCGCCCTACTGA
- the pilB gene encoding type IV-A pilus assembly ATPase PilB, with the protein MANDRIGEILVRESIISADQLRQAQAEQRTTGKRLAYSLARLGILGEKELTEFMARQYGVPAISLSEFEIDPEVIQLIPKEVAQKHTVLPVQRAGSMLIVAMADPSNIYAIDDLKFLTGLNIEPVVTTDAAIEEAIVRYYEQPEKLSSYDDVMGDLDMNEVDYADDLEDDFNALESQAEAEQAPVVKLCNLILLNAIQKGASDIHIEPYEKSYRVRYRIDGVLHAEMAPPLRLRNAITSRMKIMAQLDIAERRLPQDGRIKLKIGKNREMDFRVSTLPTLFGEKIVMRLLDRDKLELDMTKLGFETAPLKIFKDNINRPYGMCLVTGPTGSGKTTTLYSALSELNSSEVNISTAEDPVEYNLVGVNQVQMHEEIGLNFAQALRSFLRQDPDIIMVGEVRDFETAEIAVKAALTGHLVLSTLHTNDAPSTINRLLNMGVEPFLVTASVNMIVAQRLARKICKDCTGEDPHAASQALIDAGMNATEVKNFTPRRGKGCRTCGGTGYKGRVALYEVMALSDPLKDLVLQGASTAELKTEAIRLGMVTLRRSGLNKVAEGVSTLEEILRVTASD; encoded by the coding sequence ATGGCCAACGATCGCATCGGTGAAATCCTCGTCCGCGAGAGCATCATCTCCGCCGACCAGCTGCGTCAGGCCCAGGCCGAGCAGCGGACCACCGGCAAGCGCCTGGCCTACAGCCTCGCGCGCCTGGGCATCCTCGGCGAGAAGGAGCTCACCGAGTTCATGGCGCGCCAGTACGGCGTGCCGGCGATCAGCCTCTCGGAGTTCGAGATCGATCCCGAGGTCATCCAGCTGATCCCCAAGGAGGTCGCGCAGAAGCACACCGTGCTGCCGGTGCAGCGCGCCGGCTCGATGCTCATCGTCGCGATGGCCGATCCGTCGAACATCTACGCGATCGACGACCTGAAGTTCCTCACCGGTCTCAACATCGAGCCGGTCGTCACCACCGACGCCGCCATCGAGGAGGCCATCGTCCGCTACTACGAGCAGCCCGAGAAGCTGAGCTCGTACGACGACGTGATGGGCGACCTCGACATGAACGAGGTCGACTACGCCGACGACCTCGAGGACGACTTCAACGCGCTCGAGAGCCAGGCCGAGGCCGAGCAGGCACCGGTCGTCAAGCTGTGCAACCTCATCTTGCTGAACGCGATCCAGAAGGGCGCGTCGGACATCCACATCGAGCCCTACGAGAAGAGCTACCGGGTGCGATACCGCATCGACGGGGTGCTGCACGCCGAGATGGCGCCGCCGCTGCGGCTGCGCAACGCGATCACGAGCCGCATGAAGATCATGGCGCAGCTGGACATCGCCGAGCGCCGCCTGCCGCAGGACGGTCGCATCAAGCTGAAGATCGGCAAGAACCGCGAGATGGACTTCCGCGTGTCGACGCTGCCGACGCTGTTCGGCGAGAAGATCGTCATGCGTCTGCTCGACCGCGACAAGCTCGAGCTCGACATGACCAAGCTCGGCTTCGAGACCGCGCCGCTCAAGATCTTCAAGGACAACATCAACCGGCCCTACGGCATGTGCCTGGTGACGGGCCCGACCGGCTCGGGCAAGACCACCACGCTGTACTCCGCGCTCTCCGAGCTCAACTCGAGCGAGGTCAACATCAGCACCGCCGAGGATCCCGTCGAGTACAACCTCGTCGGCGTGAACCAGGTGCAGATGCACGAAGAGATCGGGCTCAACTTCGCCCAGGCGCTGCGCTCGTTCCTGCGCCAGGACCCCGACATCATCATGGTCGGCGAGGTCCGCGACTTCGAGACCGCCGAGATCGCGGTCAAGGCGGCGTTGACCGGCCACTTGGTGCTCTCGACGCTACACACCAATGACGCGCCCTCGACCATCAACCGCCTGCTCAACATGGGCGTCGAGCCGTTCCTGGTGACCGCGTCGGTGAACATGATCGTCGCGCAGCGGCTCGCGCGGAAGATCTGCAAGGACTGCACCGGCGAGGACCCCCACGCCGCCTCCCAGGCGCTCATCGACGCCGGCATGAACGCGACCGAGGTCAAGAACTTCACGCCGCGCCGCGGCAAGGGCTGCCGCACCTGCGGCGGCACCGGCTACAAGGGCCGCGTCGCGCTGTACGAAGTGATGGCACTGTCCGATCCGCTCAAGGACCTGGTGCTCCAGGGCGCCTCGACCGCGGAGCTCAAGACCGAGGCGATTCGACTGGGCATGGTCACGCTGCGACGCAGCGGGCTGAACAAGGTCGCCGAGGGCGTGAGCACGCTCGAGGAGATCCTGCGCGTGACCGCCTCCGACTGA